A portion of the Ruficoccus amylovorans genome contains these proteins:
- the tnpC gene encoding IS66 family transposase produces the protein MDSDAGSPDVEQLRRIVDEQNGVIAVLREQVDWLKKQLFGAGKSEKLDSAQLRLRLDDLERQLEAVEKQSIAYERRAPKAGKHETPAERFKDLPVEETVVIEPPEVQAEPEAFEKIAEEETLEVDIHPPKLFKRRLVRPRYRRKLDRSQPPVVAPAPRRVIDGSYASAGLLAWIVLSKYVQHQPLYRQEKASSMWGAPLSRKTMTDWVEAVAEWLKPIYNYMRTDLLAGPYIQADETPVRYCDSDHKKGKTEQGWLWAISRPGGDVVFDWRLSRRHGELTSLLDGYTGLLQSDAYGAYEDYASGNKDVIALGCMAHVRRKFYDALASNKREATLVLRLMARLYEREATYREENLVPDERKRRRQRENEITLTRLQKVISLASRKALPKSALGKACAYAISQWPQLVAFQKHGIAEIDNNLMENAIRPSALGKKNFLFIGHPEAGQRSAIIYSIVVSCQRHNIEPFQYLRNILSRLPNMTNQHDISALSPAKWSPIATQA, from the coding sequence ATGGACAGCGACGCGGGCTCCCCGGATGTGGAACAGTTGCGGCGCATCGTCGATGAGCAAAACGGCGTGATTGCGGTTTTACGCGAGCAGGTGGACTGGCTCAAAAAGCAGCTCTTCGGGGCGGGCAAAAGTGAGAAGCTCGACAGCGCTCAACTGCGCTTGCGCCTGGACGACCTGGAGCGCCAACTCGAAGCGGTCGAAAAACAAAGTATCGCTTACGAACGTCGTGCCCCCAAGGCGGGCAAACATGAAACGCCTGCTGAGCGCTTCAAGGACCTGCCGGTGGAGGAGACCGTGGTGATTGAGCCGCCGGAGGTGCAGGCCGAGCCGGAAGCCTTTGAGAAGATCGCCGAAGAAGAGACCCTTGAAGTCGATATCCACCCGCCGAAGCTGTTTAAACGCCGCCTCGTTCGCCCCAGGTATCGCCGCAAGCTTGACCGCTCGCAGCCGCCGGTGGTGGCCCCCGCGCCCAGGCGCGTGATCGACGGCAGCTACGCTTCGGCGGGCCTGTTGGCCTGGATCGTTTTAAGCAAATACGTGCAGCACCAGCCGCTTTACCGCCAGGAAAAAGCCTCGTCCATGTGGGGCGCACCTTTGTCACGAAAAACCATGACAGACTGGGTCGAGGCCGTAGCCGAGTGGCTCAAGCCCATCTACAACTACATGCGAACGGACTTGCTCGCGGGCCCCTACATCCAGGCGGACGAGACGCCGGTGCGCTACTGCGACTCCGACCACAAAAAAGGCAAAACCGAACAGGGCTGGCTCTGGGCCATCTCGCGGCCCGGCGGCGACGTCGTCTTTGACTGGCGGCTCTCTCGCCGACACGGCGAGCTGACGTCATTGCTGGACGGATACACCGGCCTGCTCCAGTCCGATGCCTACGGCGCCTACGAAGACTATGCCTCGGGCAACAAGGACGTCATCGCCCTGGGCTGCATGGCCCACGTCCGGCGCAAGTTTTACGACGCCCTCGCCTCCAACAAACGCGAAGCCACCCTCGTGCTCCGACTCATGGCCAGGCTTTACGAACGCGAGGCCACTTACCGCGAAGAAAACCTCGTCCCCGACGAGCGCAAACGCCGCCGTCAGCGAGAAAATGAGATCACGCTGACCCGCCTGCAAAAGGTCATCTCCCTCGCCAGCCGAAAGGCCCTCCCCAAGTCCGCCCTCGGCAAGGCCTGCGCCTACGCCATCTCCCAGTGGCCCCAGCTCGTTGCCTTCCAAAAACACGGCATCGCCGAGATCGACAACAACCTCATGGAAAATGCCATCCGCCCCTCAGCCCTGGGAAAGAAAAACTTCCTCTTCATCGGACACCCCGAGGCCGGCCAACGATCCGCCATCATCTACTCCATCGTCGTCTCCTGCCAGCGCCACAACATCGAACCCTTCCAATACCTGCGCAACATCCTCTCGCGCCTCCCCAATATGACCAACCAGCACGACATCAGCGCTCTGTCACCTGCCAAATGGTCACCAATAGCAACCCAAGCCTGA
- the tnpB gene encoding IS66 family insertion sequence element accessory protein TnpB (TnpB, as the term is used for proteins encoded by IS66 family insertion elements, is considered an accessory protein, since TnpC, encoded by a neighboring gene, is a DDE family transposase.): MLSLPHQLRVFVAVEPVDMRKQFDGLWAVARDHLGEDPKGGALFAFTNKTRNRLKLLYFDGTGVWVFAKRIEQGRLSWPIGSDTRKLTITPAAMTMLMNGIDLKQGTLKAWYER; the protein is encoded by the coding sequence ATGCTGAGCTTGCCCCATCAGCTGCGAGTTTTTGTGGCGGTGGAGCCGGTGGACATGCGCAAGCAGTTTGACGGGCTGTGGGCGGTGGCACGGGACCACTTGGGCGAAGATCCCAAGGGCGGGGCGCTGTTCGCCTTTACGAACAAGACGCGCAACCGCCTAAAGCTGCTGTATTTTGACGGGACGGGGGTGTGGGTGTTTGCCAAGCGCATCGAGCAGGGGCGGCTGAGCTGGCCGATCGGCAGCGACACACGCAAGCTGACGATCACCCCGGCGGCGATGACCATGCTGATGAACGGCATCGACCTGAAGCAGGGGACGCTCAAGGCGTGGTACGAGCGTTAA
- the tnpA gene encoding IS66 family insertion sequence element accessory protein TnpA encodes MDLELVDTGAKRDSRGRRIESREERERLLESYDGSGLTQKAFARREGVAYNTLVYWLKQRRERSQAGGGVESKPLFHEMTVPSCGASLLEVCLPEGLILRGGDAQSLAALVKALRC; translated from the coding sequence ATGGATTTGGAGTTGGTGGATACGGGGGCGAAGCGCGACAGTCGGGGTCGTCGGATCGAGAGTCGTGAGGAGCGTGAGCGTTTACTTGAGAGCTACGATGGGAGCGGATTGACGCAGAAGGCCTTTGCGCGGCGCGAGGGAGTGGCCTACAACACGCTGGTGTACTGGCTCAAGCAGCGTCGCGAGCGCAGTCAGGCAGGTGGAGGCGTCGAGTCTAAACCTCTTTTCCATGAGATGACGGTGCCGTCCTGCGGGGCCTCTTTGTTGGAGGTATGTTTGCCGGAGGGGCTGATCTTGCGCGGGGGCGATGCGCAGTCGCTGGCGGCATTGGTCAAGGCGTTGCGATGCTGA
- a CDS encoding MGH1-like glycoside hydrolase domain-containing protein, whose product MANYETTRRRENIAHSHQLDLRIELLVSLVNMIRIKTWLSLIFIVASTSALNAQTEKYHYQIIKESIYRDYTGMFREEGGALTYPFMTPGSEEYNDVLWDWDSWLSNIAIRQILLNIGDEELSNKAVRYEQGCVLNFLSFCGIDGWIPINVKRDTDIDKLKPDNIYSTNMHKPCLAQHAAFLVGMSNGDADWLREDFYKLQYFVNNYQYHQRDRATGLYFWNDSRGIGVDNDPSTFYRPPRSSGSIYLNCLMYKELQSMAYLAEQLGYVEISKQYKIDADNLKVAIREHCWDERDGFYYSVDLNLLPIQNERWGQHSGAPRTWDCLIQRIGVWSGFMAMWAGIATPEQAKRMVEEHYNNERTFNAPYGVRSLSKMEKMYNVKASGNPSSWLGPVWGISNYMTWRGLVDYGYEEEARELAIKTVNMFGRDLNKTGIMHEYYEPDTGMPILNPGFKNWNYLVINMIAWLEGEDTIHEF is encoded by the coding sequence ATGGCTAACTATGAAACCACCCGGCGCCGGGAGAATATTGCACATAGCCATCAACTCGACCTCCGCATCGAACTCTTAGTCTCATTGGTAAACATGATAAGAATAAAGACTTGGCTCTCGTTGATTTTTATTGTCGCCTCGACATCAGCCTTAAATGCCCAGACCGAAAAATATCATTATCAGATAATCAAGGAATCTATTTATCGCGACTATACGGGAATGTTTCGCGAGGAAGGCGGAGCGTTGACGTATCCCTTTATGACTCCCGGGAGCGAGGAATACAACGATGTCCTATGGGACTGGGATTCATGGCTCAGTAATATCGCAATTCGCCAAATCCTTTTAAATATAGGGGATGAGGAGCTGTCCAATAAAGCGGTAAGGTATGAGCAGGGTTGCGTCCTTAACTTTCTTTCTTTTTGCGGAATTGATGGATGGATACCCATTAACGTAAAAAGAGATACAGACATTGATAAGCTGAAGCCCGACAATATTTACTCTACGAACATGCACAAGCCATGCTTGGCGCAGCATGCCGCGTTTCTTGTTGGAATGAGCAATGGCGATGCCGACTGGTTGAGAGAAGATTTTTATAAACTTCAGTATTTCGTCAATAACTACCAATACCATCAACGCGATCGAGCTACAGGCCTTTACTTTTGGAACGACAGCAGGGGAATTGGTGTAGACAATGATCCGAGCACGTTTTACCGCCCCCCGCGCAGCTCTGGCTCCATCTATCTAAACTGTTTAATGTACAAGGAGCTCCAGTCCATGGCCTACCTGGCGGAACAATTGGGCTACGTTGAGATTTCCAAACAATACAAAATAGATGCGGATAATCTAAAGGTCGCGATCCGTGAGCATTGTTGGGATGAACGTGACGGCTTTTACTACAGCGTTGATCTGAACCTCCTACCGATTCAAAATGAAAGATGGGGACAGCATTCGGGGGCTCCGAGGACTTGGGATTGTCTGATTCAGCGCATTGGGGTCTGGTCGGGATTTATGGCCATGTGGGCGGGCATTGCGACTCCCGAACAAGCTAAAAGAATGGTGGAGGAGCACTACAATAATGAAAGAACATTCAATGCCCCATATGGAGTTCGAAGTCTTTCTAAAATGGAGAAAATGTATAACGTAAAAGCTTCCGGAAACCCGTCGTCATGGCTGGGGCCTGTCTGGGGTATTTCCAACTACATGACCTGGAGGGGACTCGTTGACTATGGCTATGAAGAAGAAGCGAGAGAGCTTGCTATAAAAACAGTCAATATGTTCGGGAGAGACCTCAATAAGACAGGGATTATGCATGAGTATTATGAGCCAGATACGGGTATGCCGATTTTGAATCCCGGGTTTAAGAATTGGAATTATTTGGTTATTAATATGATCGCGTGGCTAGAGGGCGAGGACACTATCCATGAGTTCTAA
- a CDS encoding type II secretion system protein produces the protein MKESPLRIKGRAVAFTLIELLACVAIIGILSAIIFAGISHIRISSNKTSGITTMRSVAMALQIYTQDKGAMPGPTFRLQNALYNGKWGLVNYLAPYMGAPSDPTNTILDSFVPSPFLDYIKEEGNEQTIVYEANQDNVGTGPSGRSQSIWAHISAVQSQPANETPITPFNIYYALDNLDGGEFWMIRTSFEEARGHPEAEDIYAGERVVLFLDGHIEMVEDPDMTEE, from the coding sequence ATGAAAGAGTCCCCGCTACGAATAAAAGGAAGAGCTGTCGCGTTTACCCTGATAGAACTACTGGCTTGTGTAGCTATTATCGGCATACTTTCAGCCATTATTTTTGCGGGAATTAGCCATATCCGCATCTCGTCCAACAAGACAAGCGGAATAACAACCATGCGCTCGGTTGCAATGGCACTGCAGATCTACACCCAAGACAAGGGTGCCATGCCAGGGCCAACATTTAGATTGCAAAACGCACTATACAACGGGAAATGGGGATTGGTTAATTACCTTGCCCCTTACATGGGAGCCCCCAGTGATCCGACAAACACCATATTAGACAGCTTTGTTCCTTCTCCGTTTTTGGATTACATCAAGGAAGAGGGCAATGAACAGACTATCGTCTATGAGGCGAATCAGGATAACGTCGGCACCGGACCCAGCGGACGAAGCCAGTCAATTTGGGCTCACATTTCAGCCGTTCAGAGTCAGCCGGCCAACGAAACACCCATCACCCCCTTCAATATCTACTATGCACTGGATAACCTTGATGGAGGCGAATTCTGGATGATCCGAACATCGTTTGAGGAGGCCAGGGGGCATCCAGAGGCGGAAGATATTTACGCCGGCGAGCGTGTAGTTTTATTTTTGGATGGTCATATTGAAATGGTCGAGGACCCAGACATGACCGAAGAATAG